One region of Eupeodes corollae chromosome 1, idEupCoro1.1, whole genome shotgun sequence genomic DNA includes:
- the LOC129938824 gene encoding 39S ribosomal protein L37, mitochondrial, producing MRFTNKLCAQHLGWMFKKHWLIQGKRVARDTGAAAELEKLGIAVCDPKDVLKEQRPKTEHKMLVFEDQRVTEIPQDATHPDWHSKPCHIFGDSNVLLEGVAQAQVLTKSIEIEGFPKNIEETINKMQLNSNVDKNVQNSIMLSHVFDAEQVKLPKIKIPERPAFNLPREYGISYSRRRRLLINKLIFECEKLSGNSVTSRRQIFDNANFNVNLLKDDDLLQFELCAETLMTATKPIEAVKGKYEGEIPDLYPIKHTITIPKRNIYAPKNSYPLRSALSCSHPHTIFIHFDKENVKNLHGTPVSTTQFQSRNLMKAFTVASARAKQLYGDSVEQLPKPIVVQSIQTDGKTFHFGVFQLNTLQLNGSDGTKNYWFHLPNVDLFSECTYKVGRPILEGYNKDCFRYLKAFYSNC from the exons atgcgtTTTACGAACAAATTATGTGCCCAGCATTTGGGATGGATGTTCAAAAAGCATTGGTTAATTCAAGGCAAACGTGTAGCTCGCGACACTGGGGCAGCAGCAGAACTTGAAAAGCTGGGAATCGCAGTTTGTGACCCGAAGGATGTTCTCAAAGAACAACGACCGAAAACAGA acataaaatgttagtttttgaaGACCAACGAGTCACCGAAATTCCTCAAGATGCAACCCATCCCGATTGGCATTCAAAACCGTGTCACATCTTTGGCGACTCGAATGTCCTACTGGAGGGTGTTGCACAAGCACAAGTTCTAACCAAGTCAATTGAAATCGAAGGATTTCCAAAAAACATCGAGGAAACTATCAATAAAATGCAATTGAATAGCAATGTTGATAAGAATGTCCAGAACTCTATAATGCTGTCGCACGTCTTCGATGCGGAGCAGGTgaaattacctaaaattaagATTCCCGAAAGGCCTGCTTTTAATTTGCCAAGAGAATACGGAATTTCATATAGCAGAAGGAG ACGTCTTCTAattaataaactaatttttgagTGCGAGAAGCTTTCGGGCAACTCTGTGACTTCTCGGAGGCAAATCTTCGACAATGCAAACTTCAATGTAAACCTCTTGAAAGATGATGACTTGCTGCAGTTTGAACTCTGTGCTGAAACTCTCATGACAGCGACAAAGCCAATTGAAGCGGTCAAAGGAAAGTATGAAGGTGAAATCCCCGACTTGTATCCCATCAAACACACCATCACAATCCCCAAGAGAAACATTTATGCACCCAAAAATAGCTACC CACTCCGAAGCGCCCTATCGTGTAGCCATCCTCACACAATTTTCATTCACTTCGATAAGGAAAATGTTAAGAACTTACATGGAACTCCAGTGTCAACGACTCAGTTCCAATCGAGGAACCTAATGAAAGCATTTACTGTTGCGTCTGCTAGAGCTAAGCAGCTCTATGGG GATTCTGTGGAGCAACTTCCAAAGCCTATTGTTGTCCAAAGTATCCAAACCGATGGAAAAACTTTCCATTTCGGGGTGTTCCAGCTAAACACTTTGCAATTGAATGGATCCGATGGCACAAAGAACTATTGGTTccatttaccaaatgttgaccTGTTTTCCGAATGCACATACAAAGTGGGTCGGCCGATTCTTGAGGGATACAATAAGGACTGCTTCCGTTATTTGAAAGCTTTTTATAGTAATTGTTAA